A segment of the Daphnia pulex isolate KAP4 chromosome 10, ASM2113471v1 genome:
CACCTACCATTTTTCGCTCAGCCGCATTTCTACAACTGGACAATGACGCACAGGAGAGACTCGGATGTTTACCTGAGCAAATCATACGGGGCATTAAGACGGCGCAAGGATAAGGAAATCGTCAGCCAACTTCCGCCCAAATTAACGGCCGGCCAACGTCCACCGAAACCGGAAGATTTGTTCACTCGAAAATATCCGGAATTGGCCAAAAGGACAAAGTTGGTGGCCTGGTTCAATTCGCATTGCCCAACTCACAGCCAACGGGAAGATTACGTCAAGAAATTGGCCGAATTTATTCCGGTGGATATTTACGGCAAGTGCGGATCGCTCGAATGTTTGCCCTACAACGATCCTCGTTGCGATACAAAAGTCCTGGTGAATTATCGATTTTATTTGGCGGCTGAGAATTCCCTGTGCCCCGATTACGTCACTGAAAAGTTTTACCGGGCGCTGATGAACGACATCGTCCCCGTCGTTTTCGGCGGAGCCGATTACGCCCAATACGCCCCGCCCAATTCTTACGTCAACATTGCCGATTTCAAATCGCCAAAAGAACTGGCCGAGTACCTTCTCCTCCTGGCCAACAACGACGCCCTGTACATCAAATACTTCGACTGGAAAAAAGATTACGAAGTGATACGAAAACCGTTGAATGGTTGGTGCGATTTGTGCGCCAAATTAAACGATCCGACGTTGGCCAGTAAAAGTTACGCAAGTGTAGCTAAATGGTGGTACGATGATTCCCCTTGTTTGCCAGGATCGTCTTACATCACTTCACTAATCAGATCCTCATAATttgttctaatttttaatttctaattgaattattcCCTGTGAGTGAATATCAGTCATGCACATAATTCTAAATACACTGGTTAACATTTGCATATGTTTCTTGTACAAGTTGTAAGGCTATTGGGGTCAAAGTACGAGCTTAAAAAGGTACTGAATAAAGTTAAGTTGGAAACGGAATCTTTGGTTAACTTGGGACAGTAAAAATTCCGGAAGGGGATGTTCCCTCTCGAGAGTTGACGTAACCAATAAAATCTAGTGTGAATGCCCTTATAAGGTCACCACGAGCATCAACTGTCTTATCATCAGATCAAATTCAGTGTACCGAAAGGTGTCCAGACCAGTTCTGGGAATATAGGCCAGCAGGTATATTATTCAGGCCTATATCCTGACCTGGACAAGATATAAACAGCTTGAACCCGTCGTTAAAAGGCCATTCGAGTAAAATGTTTTCTCGCTGGCTGTTGTCTAGTTGTTTCATCCTCGTTTCCATGGCTGTTGGTAGTCGAGGAAATCACCAAGATGTTGTCCAATCTGCGACATTGGACCACGAAATCTATCCTCACCATTCAATGATGCATTCGCTACTCCACAAATTGCAAGGATATCACCCGGAACAAGATCTTCCACAAAGTAAAattctagtttttttatttcaatttaaactccaaattaattaataattccaATTAGATTGGCCTGCTACCCCAAGGAAATTTGTCTACCCGATCTACTATCCGACTGGTTATTTCTATCACTTAAATCATGGGCCACCAATTTTGGTTCATAAAACTGGGCGGATTGGCAACCGTCGATTTTTCATCGCCAAATAACTTACCGGAATGGCCCCGCAGTTAACCGTCCATCCAGTTGAAATCATTATCTAGTAAATTCGTATAActacttttattcttttcattgttttcCTTCATGAACATCCGTTTGTTCATCCTCCTTACGGTGATGGTAATAATTCAAACGGGCAGCCGTATGCATTATCTACCGCgtaatgtttgttttacacGCGTgttgaataaaacaataacGGCGAATTCTTGTATACAAATTagcccttttcttcttttgccttttagATTTATCTATTTACTATGCCATACATGAGCTCAAACAGTGGTTAAGTATTTCACTATAAGTGgatatatcttttcttttcggctGCGCTCAAAACCCGAGCTAATCGCCCCTGCAACAGCTGCTGGCCAACTTTTGAGTTCCCCTTGAAAGTCTTTGGACTATAACCTTCAATGTTTCCCAAGTCAGAAATACCCTGGTGGTCGGTACCCCTTTGTTGGCTGAGAGTTCATCGCACCCATGAAAAGAAGCATTCACAAGAACAAACGGTATACTACGTCTCTCATTTCTACCTCACACGcatttcaattcaacattttaaaaatcaaaaaggtacatttcaattttgatggAAAGAACGAAGGCTCTAGATTTGTGTGTCATCACATGTGGCCCGAAAGGAAAGAGGAGCCGGGATAGCAGGGCAATTTGCGGACCCACCATTCGGCCACGTCCTCGTAACTTTTCCTTTGCGATTGGGAATTTGGATCGTTGAGTTTGGCGCACAGGTCGCACCATCCCTTTTTGGGCGAGCGGACGACGGCGTAGTGTTTCTTCCACTGGAAATATTCCACGTACAGGGCCTCGTTGCTGGCCAGCAGCTTCAAATAGGCCGCCAAGTCCTTGGGCGAGGCGAAATCGGCCATGTTGATGAACGAGTGCGGAGGGGCGTAGTCCGTGTAATCCGCACCGCCGTAGACGATGGGCACAATGTCGTTGGTCAGGGCCCGGTAGAATTTCTCGCTGATGTAATCCGGACACAACGAATTCTCGGCCGCCAAATAGAATTTGTAATCGTCCAGCAAACTCTCGCAGCGGTGGCTGTTGCGCGGAAGACACTCCATCGTTCCGCATTTGCCGTAAATGTCCACCTGGACGAAATTGGCCAATTCCTTGACGTAATCTTCACGTTGGCTGTGCGTCGGGCAGTGGGAGGCGAACCAGGCCACCATCTTGGTCCGGTTGGCCAAATGCGGATACTTCCGGTTCAGCAGGACGGCCGGATTGGCCGGAAGAGTGTCGGGTGGCAATTCATCCGGCAACTGGGCGGGAAGGGTCCAATATTTGGGGGCAATGGCGCCGTAAGGTTCGGCCACGTAAACGTCCGAGTCCCTCCGGTGTGTCATCGTCCAGTTGAAATAATGCGGAGTGTATTGGCTCGAGGGCAAACATTTCCCGACGCAAGGGACGGACGTGTTGGGAATCGTCTCGTacaggaagaaaatgaagcgCTGGTGCGGATGCCGATGAGCCGGAAGGTCTCGACTGTTGACCTGCAGCGCGTGAAAGATGACGGCGTCGCTTTGATTGAGAAGTTTCCGATCGGCAGTTGCAATGCAATTCGTCACTTTGCATCCGAATTTAATGAACGGATCCTGTCCCAATCCGACTGTGAAATCTGTCCGGTTGTAGTATGGCGTCCAGTATAAAATCGTTTTCGGTGGCGATTCCGGTTCTTTCTTTGCAGCCACCATTTCCTGCTGCACCTGGATATCCTCCTAATTAAAATTGACAGTTTTAGACAATaaatgaattgattgaaactaGTCGAGATTTACCTGCAAAATGTCATTGGTTTGAACGACGCTGTTGTCGTCGTTGCTTCTCGAAACAAACCCAATGGCCGTTACGACTAGGTAACACATTGCCAGGCAACcgacaaagttgaaaatggaTGAGAATCTCGTCGGGATGGACCGCAATGCTACCGCCCAGATCCGATGCAATATCACATCCGGGGAcggattcattttcattttacttttactcatttttttcccctttcgtGAGCTTCTGACGTCGCCAACGCCAAGACGAGACTAACTCTCGTGTGCTTTTCACTGTTCCTTTCTGATATTTCAGccaagggaaaagaaaaaaagagtaaagcCCTGAAGCTATTGCTTTCACGCAACGCACGCCCAGTCTCAACAACACCCGggactgtaaaataaaataaaacaggtaTTATTCCCACCCCTCTTAATCCCAGTACTCGACTATTGCAAAAGTCCTTTTATTGGAATTCACAAATGAGTGTCTAGAAATAgacaaaaatccaaaataaacTCAAATAATAAGGGGCCGTTAACTTGACACAAgttttaaaccaaaaaataggAGACGCTTCCAACGGCTGACTTGAGGAACACGGGAATGTAAAAATAAGGACGGAATAAACGTGAAGAAATGAATCTCTACGATACTTTAGTAAGGCTGGAAGAGATAATCAGTGTCTGCAGTAGGAGC
Coding sequences within it:
- the LOC124204042 gene encoding alpha-(1,3)-fucosyltransferase C-like, giving the protein MKFTRLSLAKRIILVAIAIVFFLAALIRRDDGGRTSPLPNQFDSISFQPIRETRETRQVEKVQVKSDPKIVLYWNTFYNQTDMTFGFGRQPFVDAGCEISNCIATNDRSLFNRSDGVIIHAGDYSEHDLPTYRLPHQRFIMLLFETLPGGYHLPFFAQPHFYNWTMTHRRDSDVYLSKSYGALRRRKDKEIVSQLPPKLTAGQRPPKPEDLFTRKYPELAKRTKLVAWFNSHCPTHSQREDYVKKLAEFIPVDIYGKCGSLECLPYNDPRCDTKVLVNYRFYLAAENSLCPDYVTEKFYRALMNDIVPVVFGGADYAQYAPPNSYVNIADFKSPKELAEYLLLLANNDALYIKYFDWKKDYEVIRKPLNGWCDLCAKLNDPTLASKSYASVAKWWYDDSPCLPGSSYITSLIRSS
- the LOC124205372 gene encoding alpha-(1,3)-fucosyltransferase C-like is translated as MSKSKMKMNPSPDVILHRIWAVALRSIPTRFSSIFNFVGCLAMCYLVVTAIGFVSRSNDDNSVVQTNDILQEDIQVQQEMVAAKKEPESPPKTILYWTPYYNRTDFTVGLGQDPFIKFGCKVTNCIATADRKLLNQSDAVIFHALQVNSRDLPAHRHPHQRFIFFLYETIPNTSVPCVGKCLPSSQYTPHYFNWTMTHRRDSDVYVAEPYGAIAPKYWTLPAQLPDELPPDTLPANPAVLLNRKYPHLANRTKMVAWFASHCPTHSQREDYVKELANFVQVDIYGKCGTMECLPRNSHRCESLLDDYKFYLAAENSLCPDYISEKFYRALTNDIVPIVYGGADYTDYAPPHSFINMADFASPKDLAAYLKLLASNEALYVEYFQWKKHYAVVRSPKKGWCDLCAKLNDPNSQSQRKSYEDVAEWWVRKLPCYPGSSFLSGHM